The proteins below are encoded in one region of Ammospiza nelsoni isolate bAmmNel1 chromosome 23, bAmmNel1.pri, whole genome shotgun sequence:
- the PPIL1 gene encoding peptidyl-prolyl cis-trans isomerase-like 1, whose amino-acid sequence MAAVPPDSWQPPTVSMETTMGPLVLELYWQHAPRTCKNFAELSRRGYYNGTKFHRIIKDFMVQGGDPTGTGRGGASIYGKQFEDELHPDLKFTGAGILAMANAGPDTNGSQFFLTLGPAQWLDGKHSIFGRVCQGMGVLGRLAMVETNSQDRPLDDVKVIKAYPSG is encoded by the exons ATGGCCGCCGTCCCGCCCGACTCCTGGCAGCCGCCCACCGTTTCCATGGAGACCAC GATGGGCCCACTTGTGCTGGAACTGTACTGGCAACACGCCCCCCGCACCTGCAAGAACTTTGCTGAGCTGAGCCGCCGCGGGTACTACAACGGCACCAAGTTCCATCGCATCATCAAGGACTTCATGGTGCAGGGAGGGGACCCCACGGGTACTG GCCGTGGTGGTGCCTCCATCTACGGGAAACAGTTCGAGGATGAGCTGCACCCGGACCTGAAGTTCACTG GCGCCGGGATCCTGGCAATGGCCAATGCAGGGCCGGACACCAATGGAAGCCAATTTTTCCTGACACTGGGCCCAGCACAGTGGCTGGATGGGAAGCACAGCATTTTCGGGAGGGTGTGCCAAGGAATGGGGGTGCTGGGGCGCCTAGCCATGGTGGAGACTAACTCCCAGGACCGACCCCTCGATGATGTAAAGGTCATCAAGGCGTATCCCTCGGGATAG
- the PSRC1 gene encoding proline/serine-rich coiled-coil protein 1 isoform X3, which translates to MAEDRDVRFVTEESFDFGVLSPSDSQEEEEDEDSPGRGCQHGGSNGRWSPLSGARLEEMVREATRLAAQLEGCHLPPPAPRDPPGPASTPPSTPRSPRRQTFVVKDSPVRALLPTVESQGPAPNPRPPAKPRGASAATSVPKVQGQHGQPPQLVPRGANQDPLPPACSPPARRR; encoded by the exons ATGGCCGAGGACCGAG ATGTTCGATTTGTCACCGAGGAGAGCTTCGACTTCGGTGTGCTGTCGCCGTCTGACAG ccaggaggaagaggaggatgaggataGCCCCGGCAGGGGGTGCCAGCACGGGGGCAGCAACGGGCGCTGGAGTCCCCTGAGTGGGGCCCGTCTGGAAGAGATGGTGCGGGAGGCCACGCGCCTGGCAGCACAGTTGGAGGGGTGTCACCTGCCCCCTCCCGCTCCCAGAGACCCCCCCGGACCCGCCTCCACGCCCCCCAGCACaccccgcagcccccgccgccAGACCTTCGTGGTGAAGGACAGCCCGGTGCGGGCACTCCTGCCCACCGTGGAGTCTCAGGGCCCTGCCCCCAACCCCCGCCCCCCTGCCAAGCCCCGGGGGGCCTCTGCTGccaccagtgtccccaag GTGCAGGGGCAGCACGGGCAGCCCCCACAACTGGTGCCTCGGGGTGCAAACCAGGACCCCCTCCCACCCGCCTGCAGTCCTCCCGCAAGACGGCGGTGA
- the PSRC1 gene encoding proline/serine-rich coiled-coil protein 1 isoform X1, producing MAEDRDVRFVTEESFDFGVLSPSDSQEEEEDEDSPGRGCQHGGSNGRWSPLSGARLEEMVREATRLAAQLEGCHLPPPAPRDPPGPASTPPSTPRSPRRQTFVVKDSPVRALLPTVESQGPAPNPRPPAKPRGASAATSVPKAPPSRNSTAAAKGPLGGRGLPPSRAGPPRPCPPQGQRAGARGRSEPPQGGTAGSYGKGMRTPWPRGLLGHTPTPPLSPGQAKVRGGTVSCPPPTRQPHTRTTTTPVPSGCSPAPTALPKLSPRAPAAGGRTPTPRGAGAARAAPTTGASGCKPGPPPTRLQSSRKTAVSSTPR from the exons ATGGCCGAGGACCGAG ATGTTCGATTTGTCACCGAGGAGAGCTTCGACTTCGGTGTGCTGTCGCCGTCTGACAG ccaggaggaagaggaggatgaggataGCCCCGGCAGGGGGTGCCAGCACGGGGGCAGCAACGGGCGCTGGAGTCCCCTGAGTGGGGCCCGTCTGGAAGAGATGGTGCGGGAGGCCACGCGCCTGGCAGCACAGTTGGAGGGGTGTCACCTGCCCCCTCCCGCTCCCAGAGACCCCCCCGGACCCGCCTCCACGCCCCCCAGCACaccccgcagcccccgccgccAGACCTTCGTGGTGAAGGACAGCCCGGTGCGGGCACTCCTGCCCACCGTGGAGTCTCAGGGCCCTGCCCCCAACCCCCGCCCCCCTGCCAAGCCCCGGGGGGCCTCTGCTGccaccagtgtccccaag GCACCTCCCAGCCGTAATTCCACAGCAGCGGCAAAGGGACCCTTGGGTGGCAGGGGGCTCCCCCCCAGCCGTGCGGGCCCACCCCGGCCATGCCCTCCCCAGGGGCAGAGGGCTGGTGCCCGGGGCAGGTCAGAGCCCCCCCAGGGGGGAACAGCAGGTAGTTATGGCAAGGGAATGAGGACACCATGGCCACGGGGGCTCCTGGGCCACACCCCAACCCCCCCTCTCTCCCCAGGCCAGGCTAAGGTGAGGGGGGGCACAGTTTCCTGCCCCCCCCCAACCCGCCAGCCCCACACCAGGACCACCACCACCCCTGTGCCCTCCGGCTGTTCCCCGGCACCCACTGCCCTCCCCAAGTTGTCCCCTCGGGCTCCAGCAGCGGGTGGGAGGACCCCCACCCCCAGAG GTGCAGGGGCAGCACGGGCAGCCCCCACAACTGGTGCCTCGGGGTGCAAACCAGGACCCCCTCCCACCCGCCTGCAGTCCTCCCGCAAGACGGCGGTGAGCAGCACCCCGAGGTGA
- the PSRC1 gene encoding proline/serine-rich coiled-coil protein 1 isoform X2 encodes MAEDRDVRFVTEESFDFGVLSPSDSQEEEEDEDSPGRGCQHGGSNGRWSPLSGARLEEMVREATRLAAQLEGCHLPPPAPRDPPGPASTPPSTPRSPRRQTFVVKDSPVRALLPTVESQGPAPNPRPPAKPRGASAATSVPKAPPSRNSTAAAKGPLGGRGLPPSRAGPPRPCPPQGQRAGARGRSEPPQGGTAGQAKVRGGTVSCPPPTRQPHTRTTTTPVPSGCSPAPTALPKLSPRAPAAGGRTPTPRGAGAARAAPTTGASGCKPGPPPTRLQSSRKTAVSSTPR; translated from the exons ATGGCCGAGGACCGAG ATGTTCGATTTGTCACCGAGGAGAGCTTCGACTTCGGTGTGCTGTCGCCGTCTGACAG ccaggaggaagaggaggatgaggataGCCCCGGCAGGGGGTGCCAGCACGGGGGCAGCAACGGGCGCTGGAGTCCCCTGAGTGGGGCCCGTCTGGAAGAGATGGTGCGGGAGGCCACGCGCCTGGCAGCACAGTTGGAGGGGTGTCACCTGCCCCCTCCCGCTCCCAGAGACCCCCCCGGACCCGCCTCCACGCCCCCCAGCACaccccgcagcccccgccgccAGACCTTCGTGGTGAAGGACAGCCCGGTGCGGGCACTCCTGCCCACCGTGGAGTCTCAGGGCCCTGCCCCCAACCCCCGCCCCCCTGCCAAGCCCCGGGGGGCCTCTGCTGccaccagtgtccccaag GCACCTCCCAGCCGTAATTCCACAGCAGCGGCAAAGGGACCCTTGGGTGGCAGGGGGCTCCCCCCCAGCCGTGCGGGCCCACCCCGGCCATGCCCTCCCCAGGGGCAGAGGGCTGGTGCCCGGGGCAGGTCAGAGCCCCCCCAGGGGGGAACAGCAG GCCAGGCTAAGGTGAGGGGGGGCACAGTTTCCTGCCCCCCCCCAACCCGCCAGCCCCACACCAGGACCACCACCACCCCTGTGCCCTCCGGCTGTTCCCCGGCACCCACTGCCCTCCCCAAGTTGTCCCCTCGGGCTCCAGCAGCGGGTGGGAGGACCCCCACCCCCAGAG GTGCAGGGGCAGCACGGGCAGCCCCCACAACTGGTGCCTCGGGGTGCAAACCAGGACCCCCTCCCACCCGCCTGCAGTCCTCCCGCAAGACGGCGGTGAGCAGCACCCCGAGGTGA